The Anopheles merus strain MAF chromosome 2L, AmerM5.1, whole genome shotgun sequence genome has a segment encoding these proteins:
- the LOC121592331 gene encoding gustatory receptor for sugar taste 64a-like, which produces MLNMTPPEVTPVKRFPGVSRPPSTPSTALAEETPPADGAAERECSTHEAVAAVIFMGQLFSLIPIVGYARTTDPRDVRMRLRSVQFVYGCVTLFIMLTLIIMLYSVGKGRSFPFRTASLVYYAIIVFFMVELMLLARSWSQIMGRWYTDEAPFRTDPYRPPSRTLPFRRQVHLIAFGVMFLAFVEDTLNFVSAYRLNELHIRYCPHTAGFWKNFFHREHPYVLRVIPYHPVVGWTIELTMRIAKFTWHYVDVFIICLSMGLQRRFVQFNERLERLDGQPQSQGVWRALRLDYVRLSELVTFVDERFSKLILFCCANDMFFITVQLFNSFDLKPTTVTTVYFWYSLGFLIGRCFLMLFVVSSISRASEKPLETLRRFPSTNWNLDLRRLCDAVATSENALSGKRFFFVRRPLILAVSCCCFFPPNYTAITPVLG; this is translated from the exons ATGCTTAACATGACACCACCGGAAGTGACTCCCGTCAAACGATTCCCAGGCGTGAGCAGACCCCCATCAACACCTTCCACTGCGCTGGCCGAAGAGACACCACCGGCCGACGGTGCAGCGGAACGGGAATGCAGCACGCACGAAGCGGTTGCCGCGGTCATCTTCATGGGGCAGCTGTTCTCGCTGATACCCATCGTCGGTTACGCCCGGACCACCGATCCGCGGGACGTCCGGATGCGCCTCCGTTCGGTGCAGTTCGTGTACGGCTGTGTGACGCTGTTTATCATGCTGACACTTATCATAATGCT TTACAGTGTTGGTAAAGGTCGTTCGTTTCCTTTCCGGACAGCTTCACTCGTTTACTACGCCATCATCGTGTTCTTTATGGTGGAGCTGATGCTGCTGGCCCGCAGCTGGAGCCAAATTATGGGCCGTTGGTACACGGACGAGGCACCGTTCCGCACCGATCCCTACCGGCCACCGAGCCGCACTTTGCCCTTCCGCCGCCAGGTGCACCTGATCGCGTTCGGCGTCATGTTCCTGGCGTTCGTGGAGGACACACTGAACTTCGTGTCGGCGTACCGCCTGAACGAGCTGCACATACGCTACTGTCCGCACACTGCCGGTTTCTGGAAGAACTTTTTCCACCGCGAACATCCGTACGTGCTGCGCGTCATCCCGTACCATCCGGTCGTTGGGTGGACGATCGAGCTGACGATGCGCATTGCCAAGTTTACCTGGCACTATGTGGACGTGTTTATTATCTGTCTCAGCATGGGGCTGCAGCGCCGGTTCGTGCAGTTCAACGAGCGGCTGGAACGGCTCGACGGTCAACCCCAATCGCAAGGCGTTTGGCGTGCACTGCGGCTAGACTATGTGCGGCTGTCCGAGCTGGTCACGTTTGTCGACGAGCGGTTCTCGAAGTTGATTCTGTTCTGCTGTGCAAATGATATGTTCTTCATTACCGTGCAGTTGTTCAACAGTTTTGA TCTCAAACCAACCACAGTGACGACGGTTTACTTCTGGTACTCGCTCGGCTTCCTAATCGGACGCTGCTTTCTGATGCTGTTCGTGGTGTCCTCGATAAGCCGCGCGTCGGAGAAACCGCTGGAAACGTTGCGCCGCTTCCCGAGCACGAACTGGAATCTGGACCTGCGGCGGCTCTGCGATGCAGTGGCCACGTCCGAGAATGCCCTGTCCGGCAAGCGGTTCTTCTTCGTCCGCAGACCACTCATACTAGCGGtaagctgttgttgtttttttcccccaaatTACACTGCAATAACACCAGTTTTGGGTTAG
- the LOC121593557 gene encoding uncharacterized protein LOC121593557 translates to MNTGFNWIPWTSHQGIPPAAVYGGNDQDGSPIYIGRAYHEGDQLPAKVIPSKQAAYVSHNGMEIFKTHFEVLTGTGFTWVSSGNGHVPANAVLAGNTTTGEQLYIGRTHHEGSLTPGKIHRSHGCLYIPFGGAEQSFHSYEVLVGQQRSNWQHCSAHAPMPPNAVLAGNDSDGSPIYVGRTYHEGDQLPAKVVPSKQIAYVCHNGQEIPKHSFEVLTGGQVSWVPSGFGSVPPNAVFGGRTSSGEALYIGRAHYMGSLTPGKIHPSHQTLYIPYNGSEIQIKNYEVLIEH, encoded by the exons ATGAACACAG GATTTAACTGGATTCCGTGGACCTCGCACCAGGGCATTCCGCCGGCGGCAGTGTACGGCGGTAACGATCAGGACGGTTCGCCGATCTATATTGGGCGGGCGTACCACGAGGGCGATCAGCTGCCCGCGAAGGTGATCCCATCCAAGCAGGCGGCGTACGTGTCGCACAATGGCATGGAGATTTTCAAGACACACTTTGAG GTCCTCACTGGTACCGGGTTCACCTGGGTTAGCAGCGGCAATGGACACGTTCCGGCGAATGCAGTGCTGGCCGGTAATACGACGACCGGCGAGCAGCTGTACATTGGCCGTACGCATCACGAGGGCAGCTTGACGCCGGGCAAGATTCACCGGTCGCACGGATGTCTGTACATTCCGTTCGGTGGGGCCGAGCAGAGCTTCCATTCCTACGAGGTGCTAGTGGGACAGCAGCGAT CGAACTGGCAGCACTGCTCCGCACACGCCCCGATGCCACCGAATGCCGTACTGGCCGGTAACGATTCGGACGGTTCGCCGATCTATGTCGGCCGCACGTACCACGAGGGTGATCAGCTGCCGGCGAAGGTGGTACCGTCCAAGCAGATTGCCTATGTGTGCCACAATGGGCAGGAGATTCCGAAGCACTCGTTCGAGGTGCTGACGGGCGGCCAGGTGTCCTGGGTACCGTCCGGGTTTGGCAGCGTCCCACCCAATGCCGTCTTCGGTGGACGGACCTCGAGCGGGGAGGCGTTGTACATTGGCCGGGCGCACTATATGGGCAGCTTGACGCCGGGCAAGATCCATCCGAGCCACCAGACGCTCTACATCCCGTACAATGGCAGCGAGATCCAGATCAAGAACTACGAGGTGCTGATCGAACACTGA